Proteins encoded within one genomic window of Haematobia irritans isolate KBUSLIRL chromosome 5, ASM5000362v1, whole genome shotgun sequence:
- the LOC142240921 gene encoding dynein regulatory complex protein 1 homolog, whose product MDKCKTEDDTWVKEEESEDSLQTGFIPYKGKKGDGDNEGNMPHHFDGRSKIMWQTLQEKLQDLPQGKEKSGIELQLEKSDKCLEDLLEFGNELVNNIKAANEQQELLQCRSKQQREADLQNDLQKEAAETLKLFDEINAKWLEMNEMREPMAIFEEMQKQRENIAQMIESKDQIIAKCQMELKRINAKYVADQDKQSQDVCFLVERVDDQIELLKKSYKENLFELQETIDNEKKKLHKASMDKWYTVYEHLCLKETVKMLIVKEKQELYTEDLEKIRQKQEEITRATRIRLEKDAEMLELEIRKTRANILMNSEKIDYNYQVLQKRNEENIIINNQQKRRVAKFNESIVSLRKKLEALKQNNRQIMERLTQDIQKLHGSINDLQLKSEHFRKSNRNKFTKVWSMHFKEIKNMLTKVWEIDRILYEQQLARRWEKPQIDLDKLDYTKSKTSASKPKTPSAYSRNRNRLTPDSPQIPKRVNQRQLNDILQKISDRAGFLVEERLLQILKPYTDEEKCLVRIENIFSALHITDIDVVSSLVTYFEPYSWCPNCSNGLASKSLKSFYSFRKENGERQEDQLESSSESSISSPCSNHMLVMEPALVLTALNEFTRQQINKKSGNIVETKKTPSTETDVDLLSFDEEQIRKYWQQFSTFMPVDKQNVWKTIEHGLNHYLEVLKKRSELDSECVFLQKQNAELKHLLQKL is encoded by the exons atggatAAGTGTAAAACGGAAGATGATACGTGGGTGAAAGAGGAAGAATCAGAAGATAGCCTACAAACTGGATTCATTCCCTATAAGGGAAAGAAAGGAGATGGTGATAATGAGGGAAATATGCCACATCATTTCGATGGTAGGAGTAAAATAATGTGGCAAACCCTACAGGAAAAATTACAAGACCT GCCCCAGGGTAAGGAGAAAAGTGGCATTGAATTGCAATTGGAGAAAAGTGATAAATGTTTGGAGGATTTATTGGAGTTTGGCAATGAATTGGTTAATAACATCAAAGCGGCCAATGAACAACAGGAGTTATTGCAATGTCGTAGTAAACAACAGAGAGAAGCAG ATCTCCAAAATGATTTACAAAAAGAAGCAGCGGAAACCTTAAAACTTTTCGATGAAATCAATGCCAAATGGTTGGAAATGAATGAAATGCGTGAACCCATGGCCATATTTGAGGAAATGCAAAAACAACGTGAAAATATAGCCCAAATGATAGAGAGCAAAGATCAAATTATAGCCAAATGTCAAATGGAACTTAAACGTATCAATGCCAAATATGTGGCCGATCAAGATAAACAATCCCAGGATGTATGCTTCCTGGTGGAGAGGGTCGATGATCAAATTGAACTTCTCAAAAAGTCCTATAAGGAAAATCTCTTTGAGCTGCAGGAAACCATAGATAATGAAAAGAAGAAACTACACAAAGCCTCCATGGATAAATGGTATACGGTCTATGAACATTTATGCTTGAAGGAAACTGTTAAAATGCTCATAGTCAAAGAGAAACAAGAACTCTATACGGAGGACTTGGAAAAAATACGCCAAAAACAAGAGGAAATAACCAGGGCCACACGTATACGCCTGGAGAAAGATGCTGAAATGTTGGAATTGGAAATACGCAAGACACGTGCCAATATCCTTATGAACTCGGAGAAAATCGATTATAACTATCAAGTTCTACAAAAGAGAAATGAGGAGaatataattattaataatcAGCAAAAGAGGCGTGTGGCTAAATTTAATGAGTCCATTGTGTCGTTGAGAAAAAAGttggaagctttgaaacaaaaTAATCGCCAGATTATGGAACGTTTGACTCAGGACATACAGAAATTGCATGGCAGCATTAATGATCTTCAATTGAAATCGGAACATTTTCGTAAGAGTAATAGGAATAAG TTCACCAAAGTCTGGAGCATGCATTTcaaggaaattaaaaatatgctAACCAAAGTTTGGGAAATTGATCGTATATTATATGAACAACAATTAGCACGACGTTGGGAGAAACCTCAGATCGATTTGGATAAATTGGACTATACGAAGAGTAAAACAAGTG CATCGAAACCTAAAACACCTTCGGCATATTCTCGAAATAGAAATCGTCTGACACCAGATAGTCCACAGATCCCAAAGAGGGTAAATCAAAGACAATTGAATGATATATTGCAGAAAATATCAGATCGTGCTGGATTTTTGGTAGAAGAGAGATTATTGCAAATACTGAAACCCTATACAGATGAAGAAAAATGCTTGGTTAGAATAGAGAATATATTTTCG GCTTTACACATTACCGATATAGATGTCGTTTCAAGTTTAGTGACCTATTTCGAACCCTATTCTTGGTGTCCAAATTGTTCAAATGGTTTGGCATCAAAATCTCTAAAATCATTTTATTCCTTTCGAAAGGAAAATGGCGAAAGGCAAGAAGATCAATTAGAGAGTTCATCAgag AGCTCTATATCATCGCCTTGTTCCAATCATATGTTGGTTATGGAACCTGCCTTAGTGTTAACTGCCCTCAATGAATTCACTCGccaacaaattaataaaaaatcggGAAATATTGTGGAAACGAAGAA AACTCCATCTACCGAAACCGATGTTGATCTTTTGTCTTTTGATGAGGAACAAATACGCAAGTATTGGCAACAATTTTCCACATTCATGCCCGTTGATAAACAAAATGTCTGGAAAACGATTGAACATGGCCTTAATCATTATCTGGAAGTATTGAAAAAGCGTTCCGAGTTGGATAGTGAATGTGTATTTTTGCAGAAACAGAATGCTGAATTGAAACATTTATTGCAGAAATTATAA